Proteins encoded together in one Candidatus Xianfuyuplasma coldseepsis window:
- a CDS encoding shikimate kinase, with product MYGLLGKVLTHSFSKDIHEFFTDCKYTLFESDNLKEFFEYIPFSGINVTIPYKHDVIPYLDELSEEAHVLQAVNTIINKSGKLIGYNTDYYGLEKALSYANITVKNQEIIIVGNGSTSRTIAYYCKHNSAKNITILARNPKKNEYHFTDVDNFNSATIIFNATPVGMFPNNNHPFPIDLSKLPHLTSAVDMIYNPLRSSLLIAAKKRNIQTLNGLFMLISQAVKSIELFHDVTISDDVVQQYYNDLLFKMTNIVLIGMPMSGKSFFARIIGQKYDKDVIDLDNMIEQENHMSIQQIFEKYGEATFRSIEKNIVYKCSKEHNKAISCGGGVVLDPDNIDYLKQNGVILYLDMPLDLLKRCNPRNRPLLQNPANLEKLYYDRNDLYRNSADIIIPKNTFNKNITEGIIEVKINEYFNS from the coding sequence ATGTATGGATTACTAGGAAAAGTACTCACACACAGTTTCTCCAAAGACATCCATGAATTTTTCACGGATTGTAAATACACTCTTTTTGAAAGCGATAATCTCAAAGAGTTCTTTGAATATATACCTTTTTCTGGTATAAATGTAACCATACCCTATAAACATGACGTAATACCGTACTTAGATGAACTATCAGAAGAAGCACATGTCTTACAAGCAGTAAACACCATAATTAACAAAAGCGGAAAACTCATCGGTTACAACACCGACTATTACGGACTTGAAAAAGCCCTTAGTTATGCCAATATAACCGTTAAAAATCAAGAGATAATAATAGTGGGAAACGGCTCAACTAGTAGAACAATTGCCTATTATTGCAAACATAATTCGGCGAAAAATATCACTATTCTTGCTCGCAATCCAAAGAAAAATGAATATCATTTTACCGATGTGGATAACTTCAATTCAGCAACTATCATATTCAATGCAACACCTGTGGGTATGTTTCCAAACAATAACCACCCATTCCCAATTGACTTATCTAAGCTTCCTCATTTAACTTCAGCGGTGGATATGATTTATAATCCCTTACGCTCATCCTTATTAATTGCTGCAAAAAAGCGTAATATACAAACACTAAACGGCTTATTTATGCTAATAAGTCAAGCTGTAAAATCCATCGAATTGTTTCATGATGTGACTATTTCAGACGATGTAGTACAACAATACTACAATGATCTTCTCTTTAAAATGACAAATATTGTTCTGATTGGAATGCCGATGAGTGGTAAATCATTTTTCGCTCGAATCATTGGACAAAAATACGATAAAGATGTGATTGATTTAGATAACATGATTGAGCAAGAAAACCACATGTCTATCCAACAAATCTTTGAAAAGTATGGCGAAGCAACGTTTCGAAGTATTGAAAAAAACATAGTTTACAAATGCTCAAAAGAACATAACAAAGCGATTTCCTGTGGTGGCGGTGTCGTATTAGATCCGGACAACATTGATTATTTAAAACAAAATGGTGTCATTTTATACTTAGATATGCCACTTGATTTATTAAAGCGATGTAACCCTAGAAATCGTCCATTACTACAAAATCCTGCAAATCTAGAAAAACTCTATTATGATCGTAACGATCTATATCGTAATAGCGCTGATATCATTATTCCAAAAAACACCTTCAATAAAAACATCACTGAAGGCATTATCGAGGTGAAAATCAATGAATATTTTAATTCTTAA
- a CDS encoding formate--tetrahydrofolate ligase, with product MENKDLQIAQQATMKDITTIAKSLGLSQDDIELYGKYKAKINLDVMDKLATHDNGKVILVTAINPTPAGEGKSTTTVGLGQAFAKIGEDAIIALREPSFGPVMGIKGGAAGGGYSQVVPMEDLNLHFTGDIHAISTANNAISAIIDNHIHQGNELQIDPRRITWKRAVDMNDRALRQIVVGLGGVGNSLPREDGFNITVASEIMAVLCLASDLEDLKNRVRRIVVGYTYQRKPVTVGDLQVEGAIALILKDAIKPNLVQTLENTPALVHGGPFANIAHGCNSIIATNMGRKLAKYVITEAGFGADLGAEKFLNIKTFQAGFDPSAIVIVATIRALKMHGGVNKKELHLENVEALQQGITNLEKHIETIKTFGVPYVVAINAFTSDTETEIQALEAYLQEHNHPFSRSEVWAKGGDGAVDLAKKVLYEINTKENHFKRLYSPDDSLETKIETIAKTVYGADGVEFTTTAKRQLRQFKREGWDHLGVCMAKTQYSLSDNPKKLGRPTGFTITIRELRPSVGAGFIVALTGDVMTMPGLPKEPAALKMDITKDGEAKGLF from the coding sequence ATGGAAAATAAAGATTTACAAATTGCGCAACAAGCTACAATGAAGGACATTACCACAATTGCCAAATCATTAGGTTTATCGCAAGACGATATTGAATTGTATGGAAAATACAAAGCGAAAATCAATCTTGATGTCATGGACAAACTTGCTACACACGATAATGGGAAAGTGATTCTAGTAACGGCAATTAACCCTACTCCTGCTGGAGAAGGAAAGTCCACAACTACCGTTGGGTTAGGACAGGCATTTGCCAAAATCGGTGAAGATGCAATCATCGCCTTACGAGAACCCTCTTTTGGCCCGGTTATGGGAATTAAGGGAGGAGCTGCAGGTGGAGGCTACAGTCAGGTTGTACCGATGGAGGATTTGAATCTTCACTTTACCGGAGATATTCACGCAATCTCTACTGCAAACAACGCGATTAGTGCGATTATTGACAATCACATTCATCAAGGCAATGAGTTGCAAATTGATCCACGGCGGATTACATGGAAGCGTGCAGTCGATATGAATGATCGTGCTTTACGACAAATTGTTGTTGGTCTAGGAGGAGTGGGAAACAGCTTACCTAGGGAAGATGGATTCAATATCACAGTTGCTTCAGAAATCATGGCCGTGCTCTGTTTAGCAAGTGATTTAGAAGACTTGAAAAACCGTGTTCGACGAATTGTTGTTGGATATACCTACCAACGTAAACCTGTTACGGTGGGTGATTTACAAGTAGAAGGAGCCATTGCATTAATCTTAAAAGATGCGATAAAACCAAATTTAGTTCAAACGTTGGAAAACACACCAGCATTGGTCCATGGAGGTCCATTTGCAAACATCGCTCATGGATGTAATAGTATAATTGCAACCAATATGGGACGTAAATTAGCAAAATACGTTATAACAGAAGCGGGATTTGGGGCTGATTTAGGTGCCGAGAAGTTTTTGAATATTAAAACGTTCCAAGCTGGATTTGATCCAAGTGCAATTGTAATTGTTGCGACTATTCGGGCGTTAAAAATGCATGGTGGTGTCAATAAAAAAGAATTACATCTTGAAAATGTAGAAGCATTGCAACAAGGAATCACCAATTTGGAAAAACATATTGAGACAATAAAAACCTTTGGCGTTCCGTATGTGGTCGCTATTAACGCGTTTACCAGTGATACCGAAACTGAAATTCAAGCATTGGAAGCCTACTTACAAGAACACAATCACCCATTCAGTCGTAGTGAAGTATGGGCGAAAGGTGGAGATGGTGCTGTTGATTTAGCCAAGAAAGTACTATATGAAATCAATACAAAAGAGAATCATTTCAAACGATTGTACTCACCAGATGACTCACTGGAAACGAAAATAGAAACCATTGCAAAAACTGTATATGGAGCAGATGGAGTTGAGTTTACAACAACCGCAAAACGACAACTACGTCAGTTTAAACGGGAAGGTTGGGATCATCTAGGTGTTTGTATGGCAAAAACGCAGTACAGCTTAAGTGATAATCCGAAAAAACTAGGTCGACCCACTGGATTTACCATCACCATTCGTGAACTTAGACCATCTGTTGGAGCTGGATTTATTGTTGCTTTAACAGGTGATGTGATGACAATGCCAGGATTACCAAAAGAACCTGCAGCGCTAAAAATGGACATTACGAAAGATGGAGAAGCAAAAGGACTGTTCTAA
- the aroA gene encoding 3-phosphoshikimate 1-carboxyvinyltransferase, which translates to MSDMTEIKLFPSYLEGPLSVPTSKSLTHRALICAALARGKSTISNVVFSEDVKATIAALQQIGAKFEIEDSTVYVKGVRSIRTPSKAIDCNESGSTLRFLIPILSLTNKPITFTGKPSLLKRPQSVYQTLFKEDGIPFIHTPDEIMVNGSVKARNYTIDGSISSQFFTGLMCSLPLLKKDSHITIKGVLESKGYIDLTINILEQFGIEIQELENGYYIPGNQAYKPFDYTVEGDFSQAAFFLVGGILNGSITIDNLSHESLQGDREIIDIIKRMKGRIIFTENGYSTTKSETNGATIDISNCPDLGPIVALLGTLSRGTTTIVNASRLRLKESDRIESTVHTLQTLGANIKTNDDDIIIYGKAQLAGGIVDSYNDHRIAMMSAIAALRCENPVILTQANAIHKSYPHFFEDYEKLGGKFTIKD; encoded by the coding sequence ATGAGTGATATGACCGAAATTAAGCTGTTTCCTAGTTATTTAGAAGGACCATTATCTGTACCAACATCCAAATCATTAACCCATCGTGCATTGATTTGTGCTGCACTTGCAAGAGGAAAAAGCACCATATCCAATGTCGTCTTTAGTGAAGATGTGAAGGCAACGATTGCCGCACTCCAACAAATTGGAGCGAAGTTTGAGATCGAGGATTCTACCGTTTATGTAAAGGGTGTTCGTTCGATAAGAACTCCTAGTAAAGCGATTGATTGCAACGAGTCAGGTTCAACACTTCGTTTTCTGATACCGATATTATCACTAACGAACAAACCCATTACATTCACTGGAAAACCATCTCTACTAAAACGCCCTCAATCAGTTTATCAAACTCTTTTTAAAGAAGATGGAATTCCGTTTATACATACCCCTGATGAAATAATGGTAAACGGCTCTGTTAAGGCTCGTAATTATACAATAGACGGATCGATATCATCACAATTTTTTACTGGTTTAATGTGCTCCCTACCCCTATTAAAAAAGGATTCTCACATAACCATTAAAGGTGTGCTAGAGTCCAAAGGATATATTGATTTAACGATAAACATCTTGGAACAGTTTGGAATTGAGATCCAAGAACTAGAAAACGGCTACTATATCCCCGGAAATCAAGCCTATAAGCCGTTTGATTATACGGTAGAGGGTGATTTCTCCCAAGCTGCGTTTTTCCTTGTAGGGGGAATTTTAAACGGTTCTATCACGATTGATAATTTATCTCACGAATCACTCCAGGGTGATCGGGAGATTATTGACATCATCAAACGCATGAAAGGACGTATCATATTTACGGAAAACGGCTATAGTACTACAAAATCCGAAACAAACGGAGCCACAATTGATATTTCGAATTGTCCCGATTTAGGTCCAATTGTCGCCCTACTTGGTACCTTAAGTAGAGGTACAACAACCATTGTCAATGCTTCTCGTTTACGTTTAAAAGAGTCAGATCGAATTGAATCCACGGTACATACACTACAAACACTGGGGGCAAACATCAAAACCAATGACGATGATATCATCATCTATGGAAAAGCCCAATTGGCGGGTGGTATTGTTGATTCATATAACGATCATCGCATTGCGATGATGAGCGCCATTGCCGCTTTGCGATGCGAAAATCCAGTTATACTAACACAAGCTAACGCGATACATAAAAGCTACCCCCACTTCTTTGAGGATTACGAAAAACTAGGTGGTAAATTTACCATAAAGGACTGA
- the aroF gene encoding 3-deoxy-7-phosphoheptulonate synthase, producing MIVKLKRNANQTDVTHLKEHLRNQGFELHESIGTSYSIFGVVGDTASFDMRSLYAYECVESVVRVQEPFKKVNRKFTQEDTIIDVNGVRIGGDNIVVMAGPCSVESKEQVDIIAKAVKEAGAKILRGGAFKPRTSPYSYQGMGVEGLQILKEAGDKYGMPIISELMSTENIDDFLQYVDIIQVGARNMQNFHLLKELGKLDKPILLKRGFSNTIEEWLMSAEYIMAGGNNNVILCERGIRTFEPYTRNTLDISTIPVVKKLSHLPVIIDPSHAAGKWDYVESLSLASIAAGADGLIIEVHHDPEHAMSDGAQSLKPKKFEELMTKAETVSSAVGKTLER from the coding sequence ATGATTGTTAAATTAAAGAGAAATGCAAATCAAACCGATGTAACCCATTTAAAGGAACATCTGCGTAACCAAGGTTTTGAACTACATGAAAGCATTGGTACATCCTACAGTATTTTTGGCGTGGTTGGTGACACCGCAAGTTTCGATATGCGTAGTTTATACGCCTACGAATGCGTCGAAAGTGTTGTTCGTGTTCAAGAGCCATTTAAAAAGGTAAACCGGAAGTTTACCCAAGAGGATACGATCATTGATGTGAATGGAGTACGGATAGGTGGCGACAACATTGTTGTTATGGCAGGTCCTTGTAGCGTTGAATCCAAAGAACAAGTGGATATTATCGCAAAAGCTGTAAAGGAAGCTGGCGCAAAAATACTTCGTGGTGGCGCATTTAAGCCACGTACATCACCATATTCCTACCAAGGTATGGGTGTAGAAGGTCTCCAAATCCTAAAAGAAGCTGGCGATAAATACGGGATGCCGATTATTAGCGAATTAATGAGTACGGAAAACATTGATGACTTCTTACAATACGTAGATATCATTCAAGTTGGTGCACGTAATATGCAGAACTTTCACTTACTAAAAGAACTCGGTAAACTAGATAAACCAATTCTGTTAAAGCGTGGTTTCTCCAACACCATTGAAGAATGGCTAATGAGCGCAGAATATATCATGGCCGGTGGAAACAATAACGTCATTTTATGTGAACGTGGAATCCGTACATTTGAACCATATACCCGAAATACACTCGATATCTCCACAATCCCCGTAGTCAAGAAACTAAGCCATTTACCAGTTATTATTGATCCGTCACACGCAGCTGGAAAATGGGACTATGTAGAAAGTCTATCACTCGCAAGTATTGCCGCAGGAGCTGATGGATTAATAATTGAAGTTCATCACGATCCCGAACACGCGATGAGTGATGGAGCCCAATCCTTAAAACCAAAGAAATTTGAAGAACTAATGACAAAAGCAGAAACAGTAAGTTCTGCGGTAGGAAAAACACTGGAACGTTAA
- a CDS encoding chorismate mutase yields MDRLKALRSEIDDLDQSIMELLEKRMDIAIEIGNYKQLKNITVFDSSREQSILEKASTFSHSPQISNIYKAIMKESKSLQRK; encoded by the coding sequence ATGGATCGGTTAAAGGCCTTACGTAGCGAGATTGATGATCTAGATCAATCCATTATGGAATTGTTAGAAAAACGAATGGACATAGCCATTGAAATTGGTAACTATAAACAATTAAAAAATATTACAGTTTTCGATTCAAGTAGAGAACAATCAATATTAGAAAAAGCGTCCACATTTAGCCATTCTCCACAAATATCAAACATCTATAAAGCAATTATGAAGGAGAGTAAATCCCTACAAAGGAAGTAG
- a CDS encoding prephenate dehydrogenase, whose translation MKIGIVGLGLIGGTYAKALKRYPYTIVGMDIDESVIHYALQNNIIDIGTTNPSDVLGDLDVVFLCLYPKAAVSFIQKHITSFKRDAIISDVVGVKRFLIDRLDVYQNDDVEFVFAHPIAGREKVGIKYSDEAIFHDANFVITPTKHNTLEALNLIETLAKQMGFKNVSRIADYEHDDIIAYTSQLTHAIAISLVNSDTDKYDTGLFIGDSYKDLTRIAMINESLWSELFLNNKDFLLRRIDAFEKQLDLLKDALANKDQAKLEELMRQSTKKRGDIK comes from the coding sequence ATGAAGATAGGAATCGTAGGACTTGGCTTAATTGGGGGCACATATGCAAAAGCTCTTAAACGCTATCCATATACGATTGTGGGTATGGATATCGATGAATCTGTCATCCATTATGCTCTCCAGAACAATATCATCGATATTGGAACCACGAACCCAAGCGATGTACTAGGCGATTTAGATGTCGTCTTTTTGTGCTTATATCCAAAAGCGGCTGTGTCTTTTATCCAAAAACATATCACCTCGTTTAAACGTGATGCGATTATCTCGGATGTTGTTGGCGTAAAACGATTCTTGATTGATCGATTGGATGTATACCAAAATGATGACGTTGAATTTGTCTTTGCGCATCCTATTGCAGGTCGAGAGAAAGTTGGAATAAAATACAGTGATGAAGCGATTTTCCATGATGCAAACTTTGTTATCACACCAACAAAACACAACACCTTGGAAGCGTTGAACTTAATTGAAACTTTAGCCAAACAAATGGGCTTTAAAAACGTGTCACGAATTGCCGATTATGAACACGATGACATTATTGCATATACATCGCAGTTAACCCATGCGATTGCAATTTCACTTGTGAATAGCGACACGGATAAGTACGATACCGGATTATTCATTGGTGATTCGTATAAAGACTTAACACGGATCGCTATGATTAACGAGTCCCTTTGGTCGGAATTGTTCTTAAATAATAAAGACTTCCTTTTACGTCGCATCGATGCCTTTGAAAAACAGTTGGATTTACTAAAGGATGCTTTAGCAAATAAAGATCAGGCAAAATTGGAAGAGCTAATGCGTCAATCCACGAAAAAACGAGGTGATATCAAATGA
- the aroB gene encoding 3-dehydroquinate synthase, translated as MLKVPVVLPGREYNIIIEQHCLQHINDYVDPSREIVIITDDNIPKQYLNTIAPLLGDPFTLFVPQGESSKSMEMAQLLCEKMLKEGITRNALILALGGGMVGDLAGFVASIYMRGIDYIQIPTTLLSQIDSSVGGKVGVNASIMKNAIGAFKQPQLVLIDSTTLQTLDQRQVNSGIAEMIKYGLIASKSLFKALLEDDILPNIDNYIYECVSIKRDVVIKDERDTGVRQILNFGHTIGHAIEQASKYQLLHGEAVAIGMVIMAKNKSYYNDLIHLLAKYNLPTSYEYDKDEIYQYITTDKKATKTSLNIIVVDEVGNGYIEPIEISQIKEKL; from the coding sequence ATGTTAAAAGTTCCAGTTGTACTCCCAGGAAGAGAGTACAACATCATTATTGAACAACACTGTTTGCAACACATCAATGATTACGTTGATCCATCTCGAGAAATCGTGATTATTACCGATGACAATATTCCCAAACAATACCTCAACACAATTGCACCATTACTAGGAGATCCTTTCACTCTTTTTGTCCCTCAAGGAGAGTCCTCAAAAAGCATGGAAATGGCTCAGTTATTATGTGAAAAGATGTTGAAGGAAGGTATCACTCGTAATGCATTAATCCTTGCTCTAGGTGGTGGCATGGTTGGTGATTTGGCTGGATTTGTTGCCAGTATTTATATGCGTGGGATCGACTATATCCAGATACCAACAACGCTGTTATCTCAAATCGATTCATCCGTTGGTGGTAAAGTTGGTGTCAACGCAAGTATCATGAAAAACGCTATAGGAGCATTTAAACAACCGCAACTAGTATTAATTGATTCAACAACACTACAAACATTGGATCAACGTCAAGTAAATAGTGGTATTGCCGAAATGATTAAATACGGATTAATCGCCAGTAAATCCCTATTTAAAGCGTTATTAGAAGATGATATTCTTCCCAATATCGATAACTACATTTATGAATGTGTCTCGATAAAAAGAGATGTCGTGATTAAGGATGAGCGCGATACAGGAGTTCGACAAATATTGAACTTTGGACATACGATTGGTCACGCAATAGAACAAGCATCAAAATATCAGTTATTACACGGTGAAGCAGTCGCCATTGGTATGGTGATAATGGCTAAAAATAAGTCTTATTATAATGACTTAATACATCTACTCGCTAAATATAACCTTCCAACATCATATGAGTATGATAAAGATGAAATTTACCAGTATATAACAACCGATAAGAAAGCAACCAAAACTTCTTTGAACATAATTGTCGTTGATGAAGTGGGAAATGGCTATATTGAGCCAATTGAAATTTCCCAAATTAAAGAGAAATTGTAG
- the aroQ gene encoding type II 3-dehydroquinate dehydratase — protein sequence MNILILNGPNLNMLGIREPEVYGSKTYQDLESYLHSFEDNYPVTIDVKQSNLEGLLIDILHYANDHYDGVLFNAGAFTHYSYALYDAIKSITIPVVEVHLSDITTREEFRKVSVIRNACVGSIMGLGFKSYEEGLKLLLKGRDEQ from the coding sequence ATGAATATTTTAATTCTTAATGGTCCTAATTTAAATATGCTTGGTATTCGTGAACCTGAAGTATATGGTTCCAAAACATACCAAGATTTAGAATCCTATCTTCACTCTTTTGAAGATAATTATCCTGTTACAATTGATGTCAAACAATCAAATCTAGAAGGACTTCTCATTGATATCTTGCATTACGCAAACGACCATTACGATGGCGTACTATTCAATGCTGGAGCCTTTACCCATTATTCCTATGCTCTTTATGATGCCATTAAATCGATTACGATTCCCGTGGTTGAAGTGCATCTCTCAGACATTACAACAAGAGAGGAATTTCGTAAAGTGTCTGTGATACGAAATGCCTGTGTTGGTAGTATAATGGGTCTTGGATTCAAAAGTTATGAAGAAGGTTTAAAATTATTATTAAAAGGTCGTGACGAACAATGA
- a CDS encoding PadR family transcriptional regulator, with translation MNAQFKRGIIELCVLSELVQDDMYGYMIINNISQHLDVNENTIYPILRRLTKEGYFTTYLQESNVGAPRKYYKITDKGFRYYAELRDSWDHFIGGVYEILNKGGKKHEEILARFEKRTEETKL, from the coding sequence ATGAATGCACAATTTAAGCGCGGAATTATAGAACTTTGCGTGTTATCTGAATTGGTGCAAGACGATATGTACGGTTATATGATCATTAACAACATATCGCAGCATTTAGACGTCAATGAAAATACGATATATCCGATTTTACGCCGGCTAACGAAAGAAGGATACTTTACGACGTATTTACAAGAGTCGAATGTTGGTGCACCTCGCAAATACTATAAAATAACCGACAAAGGCTTTCGCTACTATGCGGAACTACGCGATTCATGGGACCACTTTATCGGTGGTGTGTACGAGATTTTAAATAAAGGAGGAAAAAAACATGAAGAAATTCTTGCAAGATTTGAAAAAAGAACTGAAGAAACGAAACTTTAG
- the aroC gene encoding chorismate synthase, protein MSSFGQVIHINLFGESHGESIGLVINNLPAGLTLDKKRIEHALFKRRPKSNLSTARQEKDPYKIVSGYFNDKTTGTPLTILIPNEDTRSRDYTPEILRPSHADFTAKVKYNDSNDYRGGGHFSGRLTTPIVILGAICESILEEKGIIVSSHIASIKDISDTSFADIDITEDILKKLNLSDFPVVNSTVKAKYEAQILDAKHNLDSVGGTIETMIHGIPAGYGYPFFDSVESILAHLLFSVPAVKGVEFGKGFAITKLFGSEANDSFILENGQIKTSSNNSGGIQGGISNGMPITFKVAIKPTASIAKPQKTVNIETMEETTLELKGRHDPAIVHRVIHVINAITNYAVLELILRTEGTKWIG, encoded by the coding sequence ATGAGCTCTTTTGGACAAGTTATCCACATCAATTTGTTTGGTGAGTCACATGGGGAATCCATTGGATTGGTAATCAATAATCTCCCTGCCGGCCTTACCCTAGACAAAAAACGGATTGAGCACGCGTTATTTAAACGGCGCCCAAAATCCAATTTATCCACAGCAAGACAAGAGAAAGATCCCTATAAGATCGTTAGTGGTTACTTCAATGATAAGACCACAGGTACGCCGTTAACCATACTTATTCCAAATGAAGATACTCGATCAAGGGATTATACTCCAGAAATACTAAGACCTTCTCATGCAGATTTTACAGCAAAGGTAAAATATAATGATAGTAATGATTATCGGGGTGGCGGTCATTTTTCAGGACGCCTAACGACACCTATCGTCATTTTAGGGGCTATTTGTGAATCAATCCTCGAAGAAAAAGGTATCATTGTATCATCACACATTGCTTCCATAAAAGACATTTCCGATACGTCCTTTGCCGACATAGACATTACCGAAGATATACTTAAAAAGCTTAATCTAAGCGACTTTCCAGTTGTCAATTCAACAGTAAAAGCGAAATATGAAGCACAAATTTTAGATGCCAAGCATAACCTTGACAGTGTAGGTGGAACCATTGAGACAATGATTCACGGAATCCCTGCTGGGTATGGCTATCCCTTCTTTGACTCTGTAGAAAGTATTCTCGCTCATCTACTGTTTAGTGTTCCTGCTGTAAAAGGAGTCGAATTTGGAAAAGGATTTGCCATTACAAAGCTATTTGGTAGTGAAGCAAACGACTCCTTTATTCTAGAAAACGGCCAAATTAAGACCTCATCAAATAATAGTGGTGGAATTCAAGGCGGTATCTCAAACGGTATGCCAATCACATTCAAAGTCGCCATAAAACCCACTGCATCGATTGCGAAACCGCAAAAAACTGTAAACATTGAAACGATGGAAGAAACAACGTTGGAACTAAAGGGACGACATGATCCTGCCATTGTTCATCGTGTTATCCATGTCATCAATGCAATTACGAACTATGCTGTATTAGAACTAATACTCCGAACGGAGGGCACAAAATGGATCGGTTAA